Proteins from a single region of Apium graveolens cultivar Ventura chromosome 7, ASM990537v1, whole genome shotgun sequence:
- the LOC141670891 gene encoding CBL-interacting protein kinase 5-like, which translates to MEKRGTVLMNKYELGKMLGQGTFAKVYHARHLSTGQSIALKIIDKDRVLKAGLIDQIKREISIMRLVKHPNVVQLHEVMATKTKIYLALEHVKGGELFNKVAKGRLKEASARKYFHQLIAAVDFCHSRGVYHRDLKPENLLLDEFGNLKVSDFGLSAFHESKRQDGLLHTTCGTPAYVAPEVLLKKGYDGEKADIWSCGVILYVLLTGYLPFHDSNLMVMYRKISRADYKCPRWFSSDVKRLLSKLLDPNPATRMTIDKLRENPWFMKEMKIEIPEAKVEDDHVPNANNSSPRSVLDNYPEIDLEGNSDDDTCEPDQKATYSSVKPTTLNAFEIINSLSRGFNLSGLFENNVVGAHRFTTQKPASVVMSKLEEVAMTESFNVKKTQDGKVKLQGCKQGRKGQLAIDAEIFEVAPSFHLVEMTKTSGDTLEYCKFCNQDLRPSLKDIVWTWQSDKHQVQE; encoded by the coding sequence ATGGAGAAGAGAGGAACCGTATTGATGAACAAATATGAGCTCGGTAAAATGCTCGGGCAAGGTACATTTGCCAAAGTGTATCATGCCCGACATCTCTCAACTGGCCAGAGCATTGCTCTTAAGATCATTGACAAAGACAGAGTCCTTAAGGCCGGTTTAATAGATCAAATTAAACGAGAAATATCGATTATGAGGCTGGTTAAGCACCCTAATGTTGTGCAGCTACATGAAGTCATGGCAACGAAAACTAAAATATATTTGGCTTTGGAGCATGTCAAAGGTGGAGAACTTTTCAATAAGGTTGCTAAAGGTAGGTTAAAAGAAGCCTCTGCAAGAAAATACTTTCATCAATTGATAGCAGCTGTTGATTTTTGTCATAGCCGCGGTGTGTACCACCGTGACCTCAAACCTGAAAACCTACTTCTTGATGAATTTGGCAACCTTAAAGTTTCGGATTTTGGATTGAGTGCATTTCATGAATCAAAAAGGCAAGACGGTCTTCTCCACACAACATGTGGAACTCCAGCTTATGTTGCACCAGAGGTTCTCCTTAAGAAAGGTTACGATGGGGAGAAGGCGGATATTTGGTCATGTGGTGTTATACTTTATGTTCTTCTTACTGGTTATCTGCCATTTCATGATTCAAATCTCATGGTAATGTATAGAAAAATTAGTCGAGCCGACTATAAATGTCCTCGTTGGTTTTCTTCTGATGTTAAAAGGCTTCTGTCTAAACTTCTTGATCCAAACCCGGCTACAAGAATGACTATTGACAAGTTAAGAGAAAACCCTTGGTTCatgaaggagatgaagatagagaTCCCAGAGGCGAAAGTAGAAGATGATCATGTTCCAAATGCCAACAACTCATCTCCACGAAGTGTTCTAGATAACTATCCTGAGATAGATTTGGAGGGTAATAGTGATGATGATACTTGTGAACCTGACCAAAAAGCGACTTATTCTTCAGTGAAGCCTACTACATTGAATGCATTTGAGATAATTAACTCACTTTCGCGTGGTTTTAATTTGTCTGGACTGTTTGAGAATAATGTGGTCGGGGCTCATAGATTTACTACTCAAAAGCCAGCATCAGTGGTCATGTCCAAGCTTGAAGAAGTTGCAATGACAGAGAGTTTCAATGTGAAGAAAACTCAAGATGGAAAGGTGAAATTACAAGGATGCAAACAAGGCCGAAAAGGCCAATTAGCTATTGATGCAGAAATTTTCGAGGTAGCACCATCGTTTCACTTGGTTGAGATGACGAAAACATCCGGTGATACCTTAGAATATTGCAAATTTTGTAATCAAGATTTGAGGCCTTCTCTAAAGGATATTGTATGGACTTGGCAAAGTGATAAACACCAGGTGCAAGAATAG